In Ammoniphilus sp. CFH 90114, a genomic segment contains:
- a CDS encoding DJ-1/PfpI family protein, giving the protein MKIFFVRFFVYLSVFVLIVGGIGALGALHSRADWLSVRDMPAPTLQGVKVPDFHPNKPTVAVVLGDPLTEVFDFMVPYEMFAMTEAYNVFAVAPENKVTSLTGGLDIVPHFSFKELDQLLEKSPDLIVVPYMPMVDEEKYRPVREWIQQHENTQFLSICSGSRNMAEAGLLKGNTSTIHWRIVHQVEKLFPDTNWIRDQRYVQDGNVTSSAGLTSGIDAVLYVISQQLGESMADKVAKEMNYPSYHFVENPKVEPYYIDQTEVVYYLNLAFQFHKKKVGVLLYEGMEEGALASIFDTYSPLGTTKVFTLSDSYSPIVTKHHLNLITRSPISQAPTLDRILVTGTNLSSLDVEMGEGVEPEFIHRGTPDRFVFDATLEDLAMQEDRLTAEWAAKRLEYRANHLKLEGKPFPIEAFFSLLFLSAIALLTAYFVDRRFIVKHKS; this is encoded by the coding sequence ATGAAGATATTTTTTGTGCGTTTTTTTGTTTATTTATCCGTTTTCGTTTTGATTGTAGGGGGGATTGGAGCATTGGGAGCACTCCATTCACGTGCCGATTGGCTTTCCGTACGTGACATGCCAGCACCTACTTTACAAGGAGTAAAGGTACCTGATTTTCATCCTAATAAACCTACAGTGGCGGTTGTATTAGGAGATCCACTCACAGAAGTATTTGACTTTATGGTACCTTATGAAATGTTTGCTATGACAGAAGCTTATAACGTTTTTGCGGTTGCACCAGAAAACAAGGTGACGTCGTTGACTGGCGGTTTAGATATCGTCCCACACTTCTCTTTTAAAGAACTAGATCAGTTACTAGAAAAAAGCCCGGACCTTATCGTAGTCCCTTACATGCCTATGGTCGACGAAGAAAAATATCGCCCAGTTAGGGAATGGATTCAACAACATGAGAATACTCAGTTCCTAAGTATTTGTTCAGGGTCAAGGAATATGGCCGAGGCTGGATTGTTAAAAGGGAATACATCGACAATCCACTGGCGTATTGTTCATCAGGTAGAAAAGTTATTTCCCGATACCAATTGGATAAGAGACCAAAGGTACGTTCAGGATGGAAACGTTACATCATCTGCTGGACTGACATCTGGAATAGATGCCGTGCTCTATGTCATCTCACAGCAATTAGGCGAGTCCATGGCAGATAAAGTAGCGAAGGAGATGAATTACCCAAGCTATCATTTTGTGGAAAATCCTAAGGTAGAGCCCTATTATATTGATCAAACTGAAGTGGTTTACTATTTGAATTTAGCGTTTCAGTTTCATAAGAAAAAGGTAGGTGTCCTTCTTTATGAAGGGATGGAAGAAGGAGCACTGGCATCGATATTTGATACGTATTCCCCTTTGGGAACGACAAAGGTTTTTACCCTATCAGACTCTTATTCCCCTATCGTGACCAAACACCATTTAAATCTAATAACCAGATCTCCCATCTCCCAAGCTCCCACCTTAGACAGAATTTTGGTGACAGGCACTAACTTATCATCGTTAGATGTAGAAATGGGCGAAGGGGTTGAACCTGAGTTTATCCATAGAGGCACTCCAGACAGATTTGTATTTGATGCTACACTTGAAGACTTAGCCATGCAAGAGGATAGGCTTACAGCTGAATGGGCGGCCAAGCGACTGGAATATCGTGCCAATCATCTGAAACTTGAAGGCAAACCGTTTCCTATAGAAGCCTTTTTCTCTCTGTTGTTCCTCAGTGCGATCGCTCTGTTGACAGCCTATTTTGTGGATAGGCGATTTATTGTGAAACATAAAAGCTAA
- a CDS encoding NlpC/P60 family protein, translating into MTHNGIYLGNGKILHTYSEQSGGVRMDSIEDNHWEYRLVFGGSLL; encoded by the coding sequence ATTACGCACAACGGCATTTATTTAGGAAATGGAAAGATCCTCCATACTTATTCGGAACAATCAGGTGGCGTGAGAATGGATTCCATTGAGGATAACCATTGGGAGTACCGATTGGTCTTTGGAGGAAGTCTTCTATAA
- a CDS encoding 2,4'-dihydroxyacetophenone dioxygenase family protein: protein MSESQSMMKKFNPLFWMQNPGNTPKGSRRDFINPEWIPWTDWLMPGTYFKLLYCDLVSGSFTLLLKVDPGVKATPHWHVSNAQAYIIEGGFYYEDGDDKGYEGYYTSETAGSIHEPFTTPQGCTMFAISHGPIAGYTDEGQLVVMADARLHYYMARENNAIEYTTVVDYSYGSTDLQWKENAK, encoded by the coding sequence ATGTCAGAGAGTCAAAGCATGATGAAAAAGTTTAATCCATTATTTTGGATGCAAAATCCCGGGAATACCCCAAAAGGCTCTCGCCGAGACTTCATTAATCCAGAATGGATTCCCTGGACGGATTGGTTAATGCCGGGCACCTACTTTAAGCTGCTTTATTGTGATCTGGTATCCGGCAGTTTTACCCTTCTTCTAAAGGTTGATCCAGGAGTAAAAGCCACTCCACATTGGCATGTTTCCAACGCTCAAGCTTATATTATTGAAGGTGGATTTTACTACGAGGATGGAGATGACAAAGGCTACGAGGGCTACTACACAAGTGAAACGGCGGGATCCATTCATGAGCCCTTCACTACTCCACAGGGCTGTACCATGTTTGCTATATCCCATGGACCTATAGCAGGCTATACGGATGAGGGTCAGCTCGTCGTTATGGCAGATGCTAGACTCCATTACTATATGGCTAGAGAGAATAATGCGATTGAATACACGACCGTAGTAGATTACAGTTATGGTTCTACAGATTTACAATGGAAAGAAAACGCAAAATAA
- a CDS encoding tetratricopeptide repeat protein — protein sequence MKINETKLLVPDLPCMQRDRLFRLLDNHLHRSLVTITSEGGYGKTTFMSNYIRQQQRASMWYRLDSNDQNPRIFLSYLKKGLSSFISTLSSDISLELEQEVEALSMKLSAHKEPLLIVLDDYQMINDQAELANWMAKLIESASPQVTFILLSRVKPSLPLIRFKLKQQLGELYAEDLAFDQHEALSYFSTFSQLSLTIEDIQTLIRKTEGWVTSLVLLADLMKRMNEVDRRYYLARLSITEDIYLYMESEIFEQQQQKVQQFLLQICLMDELDPLVINDFLGIEGSAQLLDYLHTNHLFILREKRGYRFHRLFRMFLYQRLKKEIDEKEFRLRHIQLAQVYETRHSLMKAFAHYTWGKDYIQAARLMRLMVKRFHPELFLAVADGLLEALTPDNSLATTSLFIFRCVPLSILEKLVPIFEKNLASINPEDRSLLNQVQHRLAHIYFYRGELNDSKALFEASLEGALQCYDLGLVALNYSMISQIYRFMGDEAKAIEYARYALSYAEEHSIPPHVKMHALWNLAEVSIMKKDLHYAESLTRESLTVSEQCDEASKAYPLSTMGKIYRERGEYNEAMKWGREALEHAVRFEIEPDLGWTSLELGITYLHAGMLDEAETSLMKAYQIFDLYSDVHQVVRRWIRSVQEQRYLSANPPPTQVEKVPNLQVNLLGTFQLLKGGQPLGIPRKSSLRLFLFLLTNRGRRLAKDVIIDALFPEDSFDTVQNKFYVSLSVLRKSLEPDLLSGRNSKYIKQEGDQFFISTEEMFIDAEKFIDLTGKEGDDGLQSWLHAESLYQGDFLNEFPYESFLEIERESLTQTYLNLLEKIATCYADVHQYEKTVEYLERILKKDPYRDYIYVKYAEVLLEQKRYSQLKQLVLRAKKYLEEELDIRVDLLFGPLLEKYNATQPSVRLL from the coding sequence ATGAAGATAAATGAAACTAAGCTTTTGGTGCCGGATTTGCCTTGCATGCAGCGCGATCGGCTATTCCGCTTGCTCGACAACCATCTTCATCGCTCACTAGTTACCATAACGAGTGAGGGAGGCTATGGAAAAACAACGTTCATGTCAAATTATATCCGGCAGCAACAACGAGCCTCCATGTGGTATCGATTAGATTCAAATGACCAAAATCCTCGTATATTCCTTTCTTACTTAAAAAAGGGGCTTTCCTCTTTTATTTCCACCCTGAGTTCTGATATCAGCTTGGAATTAGAACAAGAAGTAGAAGCTCTTTCGATGAAACTCTCTGCCCACAAGGAACCGCTTCTCATTGTGCTCGATGACTATCAAATGATTAACGATCAAGCCGAACTAGCAAATTGGATGGCAAAGCTAATCGAATCAGCCTCTCCCCAAGTAACCTTTATCTTGCTCAGCCGAGTCAAGCCTTCACTACCTCTAATACGGTTTAAGCTTAAACAACAATTAGGGGAGCTTTATGCAGAAGATCTTGCGTTTGATCAGCACGAGGCGTTATCTTACTTCAGCACCTTTTCCCAACTTTCTCTAACCATAGAGGACATACAGACCTTGATTCGCAAGACCGAGGGCTGGGTTACAAGCCTTGTTTTGCTAGCAGATCTAATGAAGAGAATGAATGAAGTAGACCGAAGATATTATTTAGCTCGTTTGAGTATTACGGAAGACATCTATCTTTACATGGAATCTGAGATATTTGAGCAGCAACAGCAGAAGGTTCAGCAATTTCTTCTGCAGATCTGTTTAATGGATGAATTAGATCCACTCGTTATTAATGACTTTTTAGGAATTGAAGGGTCAGCTCAACTTTTGGATTATTTACATACCAATCATTTATTTATATTAAGAGAGAAAAGAGGGTATCGGTTTCACCGCCTGTTTCGGATGTTTCTTTACCAACGCTTAAAAAAAGAGATAGATGAAAAAGAATTTCGGTTAAGGCATATACAATTAGCGCAAGTGTATGAGACGAGACATTCGCTCATGAAGGCTTTTGCCCACTATACCTGGGGGAAAGATTATATTCAGGCTGCTCGGTTAATGAGACTGATGGTCAAGAGATTTCATCCGGAGCTGTTCTTAGCGGTGGCAGACGGGTTATTAGAAGCACTTACTCCTGATAATTCCTTAGCCACTACAAGTCTATTTATCTTTCGTTGTGTTCCTCTATCTATCTTAGAAAAGTTAGTGCCTATATTTGAAAAGAATCTTGCTAGCATAAACCCCGAGGATCGAAGTCTTCTGAACCAGGTTCAGCATCGTTTAGCCCATATTTATTTTTATCGCGGAGAGCTAAATGATTCAAAAGCATTATTTGAAGCTTCACTTGAAGGCGCTTTGCAGTGTTATGATCTCGGTCTCGTAGCCTTAAATTATTCGATGATATCACAGATTTACAGATTTATGGGTGATGAAGCGAAAGCCATAGAGTATGCTCGTTATGCCCTATCCTATGCAGAAGAGCATTCCATTCCTCCCCATGTAAAGATGCACGCCTTATGGAATCTTGCTGAGGTAAGTATCATGAAAAAGGATCTGCATTATGCAGAATCCCTGACAAGAGAAAGTCTTACCGTTTCTGAACAATGCGATGAAGCGTCCAAAGCCTATCCTTTGAGCACGATGGGCAAGATCTATCGGGAAAGAGGGGAGTATAACGAAGCGATGAAGTGGGGGAGGGAAGCACTCGAGCATGCGGTACGATTTGAGATCGAGCCTGATCTAGGCTGGACTTCGTTGGAGCTTGGAATTACTTATCTGCATGCTGGAATGCTCGACGAAGCTGAAACATCACTAATGAAGGCTTATCAGATTTTCGATCTTTATTCAGATGTGCACCAGGTAGTGAGGAGATGGATACGAAGCGTCCAGGAGCAACGCTATCTTTCTGCGAATCCACCCCCGACACAAGTTGAAAAAGTTCCAAACCTTCAGGTGAACTTGCTAGGTACATTCCAACTTCTAAAGGGAGGGCAACCGCTTGGTATCCCTCGAAAGTCCAGCTTGCGTCTTTTTCTTTTCTTACTGACCAACCGGGGAAGAAGACTAGCCAAAGATGTTATCATTGACGCTTTGTTTCCAGAAGATTCATTTGATACTGTACAAAATAAATTCTATGTATCCTTGTCCGTCCTGCGAAAGTCACTGGAACCTGATCTCCTCTCAGGAAGAAATTCAAAGTACATTAAGCAGGAAGGAGATCAATTTTTTATTTCTACAGAAGAAATGTTTATTGATGCTGAGAAGTTTATAGACTTGACAGGAAAAGAAGGGGACGATGGGTTGCAATCCTGGCTTCATGCTGAAAGTCTATACCAGGGAGATTTTTTGAATGAATTTCCTTATGAGTCTTTTTTGGAAATCGAACGGGAAAGCTTAACTCAAACTTACCTTAATCTACTAGAGAAAATAGCAACCTGCTATGCTGATGTTCATCAATATGAGAAAACAGTCGAATACTTGGAAAGGATCCTGAAGAAAGATCCTTATAGAGATTATATTTATGTAAAGTATGCTGAGGTGCTTCTTGAGCAGAAACGTTATTCGCAACTCAAACAGTTAGTCCTAAGGGCCAAAAAGTATTTAGAAGAAGAGCTAGACATCAGAGTCGATTTGTTGTTTGGTCCCTTACTTGAAAAATACAATGCCACTCAACCTTCTGTAAGGTTATTGTAA
- a CDS encoding SDR family NAD(P)-dependent oxidoreductase: protein MSSLTNQIAVVTGAGSGIGKAIAKELSTLGAHVYVTDINEENALHVASEIKGEGYMATAYKLDVSNSTDVSDFFQKVNQLHERVDILVNNAGIAGTPSLISNMTDEEWKKMLAIHVNGSFFCLREASKMMRKNRYGRVINMSSLASETSLAGFAHYGAAKYAIVGLTEAAAKELAAYNVTVNAIKPGVIRSALTQGILSMAEERLSLATPNQKIGEPRDIAQVVAMLAKPESSFVTGASIVVDGGFCLMNEMDRVVLEMLEN, encoded by the coding sequence ATGTCTTCATTAACGAATCAGATAGCGGTTGTTACCGGTGCAGGAAGCGGAATTGGCAAAGCGATTGCTAAGGAATTAAGTACTTTGGGTGCCCATGTATACGTTACAGACATTAACGAGGAAAACGCCCTGCATGTAGCTTCAGAAATTAAGGGAGAAGGCTATATGGCAACGGCCTATAAGCTGGATGTCTCGAACTCAACGGATGTCTCTGACTTTTTTCAAAAGGTTAATCAATTACATGAACGGGTTGACATTCTAGTCAATAATGCTGGAATAGCAGGTACACCTAGTTTAATCTCAAACATGACGGATGAAGAATGGAAAAAAATGCTAGCCATTCATGTAAACGGTTCTTTCTTTTGCTTGCGGGAGGCCTCTAAAATGATGAGGAAAAACCGTTATGGAAGGGTAATCAACATGTCTTCCCTTGCGTCAGAAACATCCTTGGCGGGTTTCGCACATTATGGAGCAGCGAAATATGCCATAGTAGGTCTAACGGAAGCTGCTGCAAAAGAGCTCGCTGCCTATAATGTGACAGTAAACGCCATCAAGCCGGGAGTGATCCGCTCCGCACTGACTCAAGGCATACTGTCCATGGCAGAAGAGCGTTTATCACTTGCCACACCGAACCAGAAGATCGGGGAACCGCGTGATATTGCTCAAGTTGTTGCCATGTTAGCCAAACCAGAATCCAGCTTTGTGACAGGAGCCTCGATTGTTGTGGATGGAGGATTCTGCCTGATGAATGAAATGGATCGTGTCGTTTTAGAAATGCTGGAAAACTAA
- a CDS encoding Uma2 family endonuclease: MAVSLDEYFKMRENSEDLLEYIDGFVFMAPSPSTRHQRVASRLQVKWGQFLEGKECEVFCAPYDIELKNEKMEGTKIVIPDISIICNKDGFTDARYVGIPDLIIEILSPSNQSHELVTKLNLYMNYGVPEYWIINPMLHSITVYALNHEALYEQHDMKTENGQITSKLFDEFRVELEYLFQS; this comes from the coding sequence ATGGCTGTTTCATTAGATGAGTATTTTAAAATGAGAGAGAACAGCGAAGACTTATTAGAATATATCGATGGATTCGTCTTTATGGCCCCTTCCCCATCAACGAGACATCAAAGAGTAGCAAGCAGGCTTCAAGTGAAATGGGGTCAGTTTCTCGAAGGGAAAGAGTGTGAAGTATTTTGCGCTCCTTACGATATCGAATTGAAAAATGAGAAAATGGAAGGAACTAAAATAGTCATACCGGATATTAGCATTATATGCAATAAAGACGGCTTTACCGATGCTAGATATGTGGGCATTCCTGATCTTATCATTGAAATCTTAAGTCCTTCCAATCAGTCTCATGAACTGGTTACCAAGTTAAATCTTTATATGAATTATGGTGTACCTGAGTATTGGATCATTAATCCCATGCTACATTCCATAACGGTATACGCTCTTAATCATGAAGCGTTGTACGAACAACACGATATGAAAACGGAAAATGGACAAATTACTTCAAAGCTATTTGATGAATTTCGTGTTGAACTAGAGTATCTTTTTCAGTCTTGA
- a CDS encoding response regulator yields MAIQPIEVMIVEDDPRTAEIYKQFTQKLEGYTVSDIANTGEQALELLKIYSPDLILLDIYLPDMNGIDLLWQVRSHYRGVDVILITASNEADTVREAIRGGVFDYMIKPVMIDRFLATLKKYQGVKQQLSNSKVFRQHEVDSFFKTTPMSPILEGGSKETPLPKGIDKLTLSRIKKQLNEVNESVNVDELAKSLGITPSTSRRYLEYLLSIDEVEVELKYGAVGRPERRYKLVN; encoded by the coding sequence ATGGCCATCCAACCGATTGAGGTTATGATAGTAGAAGATGATCCCAGAACAGCCGAGATCTATAAGCAATTCACACAAAAACTAGAGGGATATACCGTAAGCGACATTGCTAATACAGGGGAACAAGCGCTTGAGCTCTTAAAAATCTACTCCCCTGACCTCATCTTGCTAGACATTTATCTGCCGGATATGAATGGAATTGACTTGCTGTGGCAAGTGAGAAGCCACTACCGAGGGGTTGACGTGATCCTAATTACGGCCTCCAATGAGGCCGATACCGTTCGGGAAGCCATTCGCGGCGGCGTTTTTGATTATATGATCAAACCCGTCATGATCGACCGCTTTCTCGCGACCTTAAAGAAATACCAAGGTGTGAAACAACAGCTGAGTAACAGCAAAGTCTTTCGACAGCACGAAGTGGATTCGTTCTTTAAAACCACCCCCATGAGCCCGATCCTTGAAGGGGGCAGCAAGGAAACTCCTCTGCCCAAAGGCATAGATAAGCTTACCCTATCCCGAATAAAGAAACAGCTGAACGAGGTAAATGAAAGCGTAAACGTAGACGAATTAGCCAAGTCTTTAGGCATCACCCCCTCAACCTCGAGACGCTACCTAGAGTACCTTCTTTCCATTGATGAAGTAGAGGTAGAGTTAAAGTATGGGGCAGTGGGGAGGCCCGAGCGGAGATATAAGTTGGTTAATTGA
- a CDS encoding sensor histidine kinase, with protein MTIFSMKMNLLSKMIFLISFVVLLCMSIAVMIFSNMVEDIIDEKLGKQALMVAKLAAHEPRIIEAFSHDDPSRTIQPIAEEIREMTGAGYVVIGNRNNIRYSHHLVEQIGREMGTSNEEVFEQHRSIVFEGTGLSGPAIKAKTPIYDTQGQLIGVSSVGFLHEQIESQVMEYIYKLMYLAALPLLLGGVGAYFVAKSVKRMIFGLEPEEISYIFKEKEAVLESIHDAILAVDTQGRIVSMNKKAREHLELNQVEVTHIEHLPFPYLRTALLESLGHKQDQKNLKVLVQDQLFIMDSSPIFYKSRLTGTVFSFRPVSEIEQLTEEFAQIKSFSDNMRAQNHEYLNKLNLIYGLLKINQTDKAIQLISEEVIERQDLLAFLMESVKDPLIAACLIGKANRSKELKVQFEIDQESELLNIPAHFDSSTFVTILGNIIDNALEAASGKQGSDARVKVSFTDIGKDIIFDIDDNGRGVSPDEEQKIFQYGYSTKTHGHNHGLGLSLVQNAVRLLNGQLHIGDSNLGGARFTVIIPKKVA; from the coding sequence ATGACCATCTTTAGCATGAAAATGAATTTGCTGAGTAAAATGATCTTCCTGATTTCTTTCGTTGTTTTACTGTGCATGTCCATAGCGGTGATGATCTTCAGTAATATGGTCGAGGATATCATCGACGAAAAGCTGGGGAAGCAAGCGTTGATGGTGGCCAAGCTGGCTGCTCATGAACCAAGGATCATCGAGGCCTTTTCCCATGATGACCCTTCTAGGACCATTCAGCCCATTGCGGAGGAGATTCGGGAAATGACAGGGGCAGGTTATGTCGTGATCGGCAATCGCAATAATATTCGTTACTCTCATCATCTTGTGGAACAGATCGGTCGCGAAATGGGTACAAGCAACGAAGAAGTATTTGAACAACACCGATCGATTGTGTTCGAGGGTACAGGGTTGTCCGGCCCAGCGATCAAGGCAAAAACGCCAATCTATGATACTCAAGGTCAGCTTATTGGTGTATCCTCAGTCGGATTCCTGCACGAGCAAATCGAGTCCCAGGTCATGGAATATATTTATAAGTTGATGTACTTAGCAGCCCTCCCACTTCTTCTAGGCGGGGTAGGTGCTTACTTCGTAGCTAAAAGTGTGAAGAGAATGATTTTTGGATTGGAGCCTGAAGAGATTTCTTATATCTTTAAAGAAAAAGAAGCCGTTCTGGAGTCCATCCACGATGCGATCCTGGCGGTGGATACTCAAGGCCGTATCGTGTCCATGAATAAAAAAGCGCGAGAACACCTTGAGCTTAACCAAGTCGAAGTTACACATATAGAACATCTGCCCTTCCCTTATCTAAGAACGGCCTTGCTTGAATCGTTAGGCCACAAACAAGACCAAAAGAATTTGAAAGTGCTGGTACAAGACCAACTCTTCATCATGGATTCCTCCCCTATCTTTTACAAGTCACGCTTAACCGGTACCGTGTTTTCCTTCCGACCCGTTTCCGAGATCGAGCAACTAACGGAGGAATTTGCCCAAATTAAATCCTTCTCGGACAATATGAGAGCCCAAAACCACGAGTATTTGAACAAACTGAATCTCATCTATGGCCTGTTAAAAATCAACCAAACCGATAAGGCCATTCAATTAATATCAGAAGAAGTGATTGAACGGCAGGATCTATTGGCTTTTCTCATGGAATCGGTAAAAGATCCGCTGATTGCTGCCTGTTTAATAGGCAAAGCGAATCGTTCTAAAGAGCTCAAGGTCCAATTCGAAATTGACCAAGAAAGTGAGTTACTAAATATTCCAGCACACTTTGACTCCTCTACCTTTGTTACCATTCTAGGAAATATCATTGATAACGCGCTAGAGGCGGCCTCGGGGAAACAGGGCTCAGATGCTAGAGTCAAAGTTTCCTTTACGGATATCGGCAAAGATATCATTTTCGACATTGATGATAATGGACGCGGAGTGTCTCCTGACGAGGAACAAAAAATTTTCCAATACGGCTACTCTACCAAAACGCATGGGCACAACCATGGACTTGGTCTGAGCCTTGTCCAGAATGCCGTTCGCCTACTGAATGGCCAACTGCATATTGGAGACAGCAACTTGGGCGGCGCCCGTTTTACCGTGATCATACCGAAAAAAGTCGCATAA
- a CDS encoding tripartite tricarboxylate transporter substrate binding protein: protein MINSLKLKKWAAILVTSALAISLSACGGTQTASQPTAANESGNKAEAKSDYPQKPIVITAPSGAGGGLDTTARALTKVLGETNLVTKTLTVENKPGGGQAVGLADFVNKDSKDPYRLYLPSAPLIINNLKKEGNSPYSYRDLTPLAQLTKDYGAIVVKADSKYQDLNALFEDMKANPTSVTLAGGSAPGSQDHLVAMLPAVKAGIDPKKIKFVSYDGGGEAMTALLGGNADAIATDISGTGEFLKAGKVRVLGISSPERLAGEFKDIPTYKEQNIDAEFTIWRGLFGPKDMPVDVVKFWEDTLQTMSETEEWKKALEANGWENGFKSGDEFKKFLEDQEALIQEILVSLDMAK, encoded by the coding sequence ATGATCAACAGCCTGAAGTTGAAAAAATGGGCAGCCATCCTAGTAACAAGCGCCCTTGCCATTAGTTTAAGTGCATGCGGCGGTACGCAAACGGCTAGTCAACCAACTGCCGCTAATGAAAGCGGAAACAAAGCGGAAGCGAAATCCGATTATCCACAAAAGCCGATCGTGATCACCGCACCTTCTGGTGCAGGCGGTGGTTTGGATACCACAGCGAGAGCGCTAACCAAAGTCTTAGGAGAAACCAATCTTGTTACGAAAACCCTAACGGTAGAAAATAAACCGGGTGGAGGGCAAGCTGTTGGCTTAGCGGATTTCGTCAATAAGGACTCCAAGGATCCTTACCGATTGTATTTACCGTCCGCGCCTCTCATCATTAACAACTTGAAGAAGGAAGGAAATAGTCCTTATTCTTATCGTGATTTGACACCGCTTGCTCAGTTAACCAAAGACTACGGGGCCATTGTGGTGAAGGCGGATTCTAAATATCAGGACCTAAACGCTCTTTTTGAAGACATGAAAGCGAATCCAACGTCGGTAACCCTCGCGGGTGGATCTGCCCCCGGTTCACAAGATCATCTTGTCGCGATGCTGCCAGCTGTAAAGGCGGGGATTGATCCAAAGAAAATCAAATTTGTCTCCTATGATGGCGGCGGTGAAGCGATGACAGCCCTATTAGGCGGAAATGCGGACGCTATTGCAACAGACATCTCAGGCACGGGTGAATTTTTAAAGGCAGGAAAAGTAAGAGTTCTTGGAATCTCCTCACCGGAGAGATTAGCAGGTGAATTCAAAGACATCCCGACGTATAAAGAGCAAAATATCGATGCCGAATTTACCATCTGGCGCGGATTGTTTGGACCAAAGGACATGCCAGTAGACGTGGTGAAGTTCTGGGAAGATACTCTGCAGACGATGTCTGAGACGGAAGAGTGGAAGAAAGCCTTGGAAGCCAACGGCTGGGAGAATGGATTTAAGAGTGGGGATGAGTTCAAGAAATTCCTAGAAGACCAGGAAGCCTTGATCCAAGAGATTCTTGTTTCCCTTGACATGGCGAAGTAA
- a CDS encoding tripartite tricarboxylate transporter TctB family protein, with product MNAVFDRSASMVFLLIGIAFIVESRKISASAYGSSVGPDMFPMGLGLILILLSMRLFYETRFYSSLKIKGQSLDYKRFGIILVSAILYGLLLEPIGYVITTFLFLLIGFQTMEKGGWLKTILISGGFSYGIYYLFVEVLEGSLPGFPVWFN from the coding sequence ATGAATGCGGTGTTTGATAGGTCAGCCAGCATGGTGTTTCTTTTAATCGGTATAGCGTTTATTGTGGAAAGCAGGAAAATTTCGGCGAGTGCTTACGGAAGCAGCGTGGGTCCAGATATGTTTCCTATGGGCCTAGGCCTTATTTTGATTCTACTAAGTATGCGATTATTCTATGAAACTCGGTTTTATTCCTCATTGAAAATAAAAGGTCAGTCCTTAGACTATAAAAGATTTGGCATTATCCTTGTCTCCGCCATCTTGTATGGGTTGTTACTAGAACCGATAGGTTATGTGATTACTACCTTTTTGTTTTTGCTGATCGGTTTTCAAACGATGGAAAAAGGCGGATGGCTCAAGACGATTTTGATTTCTGGCGGCTTTTCCTATGGTATCTATTATTTGTTTGTAGAAGTCTTGGAAGGTTCCTTACCAGGATTTCCAGTATGGTTCAATTAG